From one Mytilus edulis chromosome 1, xbMytEdul2.2, whole genome shotgun sequence genomic stretch:
- the LOC139494468 gene encoding adenosine 5'-monophosphoramidase HINT3-like isoform X2, which produces MHMDITNNTSCIFCKIGAGKDQNTQIVYQDEDFVVFRDIRPASNHHYLVIPKIHVPNPKQLNQSHIPLVEKLISIGQQVLTEKKGDIDDTSYGFHWPPFNSISHLHLHVISPASSMSWFQRVIFRPNSFWFVTILLFCRRNG; this is translated from the exons ATGCACATGGACATAACAAACAATACTAGCTGCATATTCTGTAAAATTGGTGCCGGTAAAGATCAGAACACACAAATAGTGTATCAA GATGAAGACTTTGTTGTGTTTAGAGATATACGACCGGCGTCTAATCATCACTATTTAGTTATACCCAAAATCCATGTACCAAACCCTAAACAATTAAATCAAAGTCACATTCCATTAG TTGAAAAACTGATTTCCATAGGACAACAGGTTTTGACCGAGAAAAAGGGTGATATAGACGATACAAG ctaTGGTTTTCACTGGCCACCGTTCAACTCTATTTCACACCTTCATCTTCATGTTATATCACCGGCCTCCTCCATGAGTTGGTTTCAAAGAGTTATATTTAGACCAAATTCATTCTGGTTTGTTACG attttattgttttgtaggCGGAATGGTTAA
- the LOC139494468 gene encoding adenosine 5'-monophosphoramidase HINT3-like isoform X1: MHMDITNNTSCIFCKIGAGKDQNTQIVYQDEDFVVFRDIRPASNHHYLVIPKIHVPNPKQLNQSHIPLVEKLISIGQQVLTEKKGDIDDTSYGFHWPPFNSISHLHLHVISPASSMSWFQRVIFRPNSFWFVTAEWLISRLKAMEMTPCRM; this comes from the exons ATGCACATGGACATAACAAACAATACTAGCTGCATATTCTGTAAAATTGGTGCCGGTAAAGATCAGAACACACAAATAGTGTATCAA GATGAAGACTTTGTTGTGTTTAGAGATATACGACCGGCGTCTAATCATCACTATTTAGTTATACCCAAAATCCATGTACCAAACCCTAAACAATTAAATCAAAGTCACATTCCATTAG TTGAAAAACTGATTTCCATAGGACAACAGGTTTTGACCGAGAAAAAGGGTGATATAGACGATACAAG ctaTGGTTTTCACTGGCCACCGTTCAACTCTATTTCACACCTTCATCTTCATGTTATATCACCGGCCTCCTCCATGAGTTGGTTTCAAAGAGTTATATTTAGACCAAATTCATTCTGGTTTGTTACG gCGGAATGGTTAATTTCACGACTAAAGGCTATGGAAATGACACCTTGTAGGATGTGA